The window tagctgggattacaggcatgcaccaccacacccagctagttttgtatttttagtagagatggggtttctccacgttggtgaggctggtctcgaactcctgacctcaggtgatccgcctgcctcggcctcccaaagtgctgggattataggtgtgagccactgcgcctggcttcttTATACTGAGTCTTAAAagatctctttaaaaattaagtttaaaaagaatAGCACACATCAGTATGTATGTATACGtctcatttatatgaaatcaggaaatatatatgttattactTATTATACATAAATTGTCTGGAAGGATATATAAGCTATTGTGAACACTGGTTGCTCTGGAGAGGGAAAGCTGGAAGGCGGTTAATGGAGGGAGGCCAACTTACGTTTTACTGTATACTCCTTTGTACCATGTGAATGTATTAACCTATTCGAcaattagtttaaaaatttttttttaactattaaaaagGTATACATTGTCCTTAGGGGAAAGGTGTGGTAGAATTTATAGAAGAAACAATAAATTTTGTCCCAAACCCATTATCCTTCCCATACCCACTCTGTAAGGCCACTGCTAACACAGTCTCTGAGCCTGACCTGACCCAGGCAGGGCCCCAAAAGTTCTGCAGTACTGGTCTTGCTTCctcaagaaaaacaaatcctCTTTCTGCATTTCTTTGGAAATACTGAGCAAAAAGAGATGGCTGGGATTTCACAGAAATTACATGTTAACTTTTAGATCACTGCTGAAACTAAAGAATGGGTCTAGAAACCAAAACGAAAGAACTGGATAGAACACTGGAAATCTCAATGAATGCTGGAAAGCCCTCTACATACTATTTCATTTTCTGCCTTGGTAATAGGGTAGCTAATAGAAGATAAAAACAGAGAAGATGAGAATGTCTTATGCAAATAACAACCTTTAGCATTCTTTACTCACACAGCAGTATTCCTTAGTGGGTACATACTCATGCATAGACAAGCTTTACCCAAAAGAACAAGTCCATACCATGCAGAACACAATCCCATGATGAAACCTCTCTAAAAGCCTGACTGGCTACTAAAACCAattggtgttttttttaaattctggagtTAGTAGCTACATCATGCAAGCTGGGAAACAGTGATTAAGAAATAGTGTCACTTGTAGGCTGTGAAAAATCTCAAAGACAAGGGAACATTTTTTGAAAGCTAGATTCAGGGAAGCCACGattaaatgtatacttttttggggaattgggggtggggggaaacgGGGCTACCATTTCTAAATCTTAAAGGAATCATCTTCTTAATCTCATTCCAATTACTTGACTGAATAGAGccaaaaaagagtaaaattatgAGGAACACAACATGGGCAAGTTTTATGGACTATGTTTGATGGACACAGACTATGCCCAAAACTCAAACCCACATGGAACTGTGGGGCAATGGATATAAGCAACAAACTGGTCAAAAAATGTATCTGTATCATTGAGAGATCATTTCCCATtactagaaacacaaataaatcgGTGCCTACCAATGCTGGTTTGAGGCCACCATTTCCTCATAAGGAGGTGGACTGATTTCATTTAACCTAAAAGCAGTTTGGATATTTAGTCCCACCAGCACAAGCTacatataaattgaaaaaaatctcatgcACATAGCTagacatgaaatattttctttcctcctgtgAATCCTTATACCAAGTAATGATTAAAATTTAGCTGTAAACTTGATACATAGGaggcacaattttaaaaaaattaagaaatggatGATGATAGGTCTTTTGTTAGACAATTCATTGAAAATTCAACTTCCCCTAAAATTCAACGTTCAGTGCTGGGTAAAAAAGGCATGCAACCAAGTTACCAGCCTCCTCAAGCAGGACACAAGGAACACATTGGCTGCAGAAAACACACCGTAGCAGTTATAGGTTTCATGCCAACAAACCAATGATTAACAAGGATGATTAGAGTCTGGATGGAGCCAAGACACAAGCTCTTTGCCTTTCTGATGCTGACTCAAAAGCCACAAGCACACACATTTCCCCATGGCAGGTTCATACCAGCGGACTTCAGTTGCTTATGTCTCTCTTGTTCCTGGATTGTAGACTTTGGCAAAAGTGGAGTAAGTCCTCGGGACTTGGTGGGTCTCATGTAGCCTTTCATTGGTTCTGCCATTCtgcttttatcttcctttttcccttctcctGGTGTCTTTGATTcagatttttctgtcattttctgaGGTGTCTCCAAAATCTTATCTTTGGGTTCTGGGAGTCGAACACCCTTGGAAGCAGTCATTATTACTAACGTATCCGCCACCTCTGAAGGAGGAGCTTCGACTTTGCTATGTAAGAAATCTGACTGGATTTCTGGTGTTGGCAAGGAAACGCTTTCCAATTCCGTGATTTTACAAGCCAGACTAATTTCTTTCAATTTATCATTTTCACTTTTTGGAGACAAAAGAGTCAGATCTACCTTCTTATTCAAACTATCTGAACCTTTGGAATTTCTATCTTGAGCATTTTGGTCCTCACAAAAACTGAGCTTTTGTGCTTTGTCTTCCAGTAAGTCAGGAATCTGAACTGCAACAGACCCTTCTTTAgtctctttctcttcattcaCTGGATGTGCTGGGAAATTACCTCTATCTGCATATCCTTCTAGGGCTCTGGCCTCTCCTGGTAGGCTCTGGTCTTCTACTGGCACTCCAGGAAGGAGGTGACCTTTTGCTAGCTCTGTGACTTTCTCTACTGAATGCTTAGACGCACCACTGTGCACTGACTCAGATTCTCCTATCACATGCCCTTCATCGATCCCTGCTTCATTTTTCATGGAATCAGCAAGCTCAGCTTTATTCTTAAGAGAGTGATCTCCATGAATGTTAACTGTTTCTATGGCTGTTGTAATAGGTAGAGCAACTCCTCCTGTGCTTGTAGAGGGCACAACAGCAGAGGGACCCTTGGGTCTTTCTTGACCTGGGACTCCATCTTTGGTGTAGTTATCTACCATTAATGATTTGGAAATCTGGGCTGGGGCtatctcttgcccattttttgCCAAGGTATCTGGAAAGGAATCACCTTCCTTTACTACTTGAGGAGTAGGAGTGGGCAGTTTTTCACAGGCTGCTGATTCCAGAACCTCTAGAGGAGATGATTTATTTATCAGCTCTGATGGTGTTCTGGGACAGGTAAATGTAATATTTCTATTTTCGTCCATATAGGCCATTCCTTCAATTCCCTGGTCCCCTGTGGTTTCCATGGGAACATGTATTTTTGTTGCATCTATCTTATTCTCCAGAATGTGCTTCTCAGGAGaactatttttaacctttttactTTTTCCATCATTACTCCTTTTACTTGGTTTGTCAGCCACTGCAGTGTATCTATTGGCTGCATCTGTCTTATTCTCCTCAGATACTACTGAAGGAACAAATCCTGCCCCCTGGATTTGCTCTTGGCAGCTCACATCTGTCACCTTGGCAGGTGGTTCAGTAACAGTAGAAGCCTTGACTGTGCTTATCTTGTTTTCCCCAAGAGTCCCAAGCTCAACAAAATTAACCTGAAAATTTCCACCCTTCCTGTCAACTGCTTCCACTGTGGGTGTATCTGGTGTATGTGAGAACGAAGAATCATGCATTTTGGGGAAAGTAAATCCTATTTCCTTGCTTTTATGGGGAATACTACCAGTATCTCCATCCTTCCCTTCAAAAGGTGGGTTAAggatttcttccttcctctccattctAGCAGGCTGTgtggaataattatttttaaactttttgctttTGCCTTCATTGCCTCTCTTTTTAGGCTTTTCAGAAATCCAGGGAGCTGCCTCATGATCCTTCCATGGACACCTTCCTTCCTTGCTCTGGTTATTGACACCCATATCTTTGACTACATCTCCTGTTTCTGTGCTAACACCAGAAGTCTGAGTCATGCCTGATCCACTTTCCAAAGGAATCAATGCCTGCATGGTGCCTGCCACCTTAGGCTGAGTCATCTCTTTAGGCTCCCCCATCACCACTGCCTCCGTGAGATCAGCCTTAGTGCCTGGTTGCTTTGAAGAATTCAGCCCCAGCTCCTCACTCTTATCCTGAGTAGTCATTCCTTCAGTTTTAGAGACTGGCTCACTCGGTATGAGAACAGCCCTTCCGTCCTTCTGGCTGTCCAGAAGAAATGGCAGCTCAGATTTTGCTTTTACCTTCCCAGAATCTGTTCTCATTTTCCCAGaacttccccttcccttcctgcttTTGCCATCACCTGCCATTCTCTTAAATGGTTCATTCTCTACCCCAGGGACCTGTACCAACACTTGGCCCTGCAGCTGCTCAGAAGTAAAGATGCTGATCTCTTGTCTTTCGTTGGGAAAAGCTTCCTTTTTTAGTTCTTTATCCTCTTCAGCTCCTTCAGGAAACTCCTTCAGTTTGACATTCTGCAGTTTAGTCATTTTACTTTCATTATTCCCTTCTTTTAGATTACATTCTAATGGATTACTTGCTATCAAAGTGGGTACCAAATTTGGTATTTCTTTTGCTGCTGTGGGTTTTGAAACTACACCCATAACCTCTTGGTCCAAGAAAGGAGAGCAACCCTCTTTAAGTCTGATATCCAAAGGGGTTTCTACATTGTATGCAGAAACTTCTGCTAGGGGTCCTTTCAGATTGAGAGGGCCTACTGACTGGCTTTTATCTACAGGAGTCTTCAGGTGGGGTGCAGGCTGTGGTTTGTATTCATGTTGCTTCAGCAATTTCTTGTCTTGGTTTTGTAGTACTGACTTGTTACTTTTGCTCTCTTCCTCTACTCTCAGCTTAGACTGAGAACTTATTGCAGTTTTGGGGGCTTCTTCAGAAGGATATAAAGGAATTCTGAGACTCTCTGAGACAAAGTTCTCAGCTACCAGTCTGGCTGCACTGGAGTTAACTAAACATTCCCTTTTCAAGTTTTCTCCAGATACAAGTCCATATTCTGTACCCATAGTGGTAGGCTGGCTGGGGAGAACACCTGATTTTTGTGTGTCAGCTGCAAATGGATGACCTTTAGGCTTATCTGCATTGTCATCATCCGAAGGTCCTCCAGCCCGTGGTTGAGAATATCTCTTTTGCtttggtttcttcttctttttcttcatcattaTTGGTGTGCTTTCTATATCCCAGGCCTCCCTGCCAAGAtccctctggggttcaagtgagtcAACATGAATACTTTTTCTTTGGTTCCCAGGCCCACCACAGGAGGATGAACCAGAGACCCAACCTGACTCAGACAAAGAGCAGTGGCCCAGCCTGTGATCAAGAGTCTTCCATGGAGGAGAGCctcccagcagctcaggagggACCCTGGCAGGCTTGGGCCGGGTTGACCTGCGGTCACTGGGTCTGCAAACTTGTTTGGCTTGTGTGGGAGGGGTACCGCAATACATGAAGTTGGCTAAAATTCCAAACAAAAAACTCCTCGTtattgtttcttaaaaacaacaaaaaacaaacaaacaaacaaaaaaaccagaccATATAAATGACTAATTTAAGGAGGCTATTTTCACTAATACATATAGTACTTACTGTAATTTGCTCAGGAAAACAGtcttttctaaaacatttctCACTTTTAACTGGCGCtagcaaaaatatttaacagatCATCATCTCAGGTAAAGattgttttcaaacatttataaaatatttgaaatttcagAAGTAGCAggattgaacttttaaaaatgaaacatttcacATCTTTTAACCTCTAAAAATAAGCACTTACTGCCTGTAAATCTCATCTGATTTATATTGGTCATTCTTAGTGCTTGCCTCTTTTTGGTGAAATTTATTAATTGCTTCAGTTAAATATACATGATTTTGGACAAAATTTATAATTCTAAGACTAGGTCACCAATATTAAACTAATACTTGTCAAACAAACCAGACAGATTCTGGGAACTAGATCAGAAGGCCAGACTTAAGTCActtcacgcacacacacaaaatatactgAATCCACATTTTGGTCAGAGAAAAATTCTCATGATTCCAGAACCAGAGCATCCTACTTTGAAAGACAAATATGTTAAATTTCAACATTCTGCTCCTAAATGTACTTcccaaaagacagagaaatatatataatgttaagtaggataattaattttaacaattaaGATGAGTACCTTTGGAAGAGTTTCAGCAGGTGATCTGGTCTAACCTTCCTCCCAGTTAATATAATATGGATCCAAGATCCTGGCAAGAGTCTCATTAAGAGCAGGTATATGCCAGCTCCTGTCAAGTCTGACCCAATAAATTGATTTCCAAGaatattataatatgtaaatagTGGATTTCATTCTTGTCCTTACCCCTCCAATATCCTCTAAATCCTAGCCTTTGTTTAATATCTCAGGTTAATTATTGCATCGCTCAAAAAATTGCTAGGCTATAGTATCCCCCAGTATTTATAACATTTAATTCAGCAATTAATCAGCAGCTATTCAGTGCCAtcttttatactattttattcaattattatgTAAATCTTGGGTTTCAGAGTTCATGCCTGAGAACTTATCTCTTCATTCAGgttataatataataattcagGGGGCAAGGACGGGGACTTAAATATCTATATGCCTTAACATGGTGTATTTTGTATACCATAAGCACTTGATAAATCTTTACTGATTTGTTGAGTCagtaaaacaacatttaaaaaaaaaatcacacatttatTTAAGCTCTAGTCTTGTGCTAGGTAGTGTGCAAAGCATTAGagattctaagtgaaataagtcatgGGCCCTTATGTCCCATATGTCAGGATGTCCACATTCCAATCATAGTCacagaaaagtaaacagaaaatcaaGTTGATAATCATATACATATGCTTCTGGGTTATTAAAAACAGGTAATCTTCAAATTCACTGAATAATCAAACTTTAAATTGGAAAGTATCTTAGAGCAGTACCTCTCAAAGTTTAATGAAAATTAGAATTATCTggggatctaattaaaatgcagataataattACAAAGGCCTAAGGTAGagcccaagattctgcatttctaccaGCCTCTCAGGTAATGTAGATGCTGTTGGGCCATGGAACACTGTAACTAGTAAGACTTTAGAGAACATTTGAccaattaatttatattatagcTAAGTAAACTGAGATATAGGCAAGTTATGTAACTTGCTTAAGACCACACAGGATAGAATAGTGAATAGCTGAACCAGATCAAAATTTGGGTGTCCTTTCTTCACTATGAAAACAGtggagaaggccaggcacggtcgctcacgcctgtaatcccaacactttgggaggctgaggtgggcagatcaccagaggtcaggagtttgagaccagcctggccaacatggtgaaacctcatctctactaaaaattagccgggcatggtggcaggcgcctgtaatcccagctactcaggaggctgaggcaggagaatcgcttgaacccagtaggtggaggatgcagtgagccaagatcacgccattgcacgccagcctgggcgacagagtgagactctgtctcaaaaaaaaaaaaacaacgacaacaacaacaaaaaaaacagtggagaaaaaaaaaattaggtatccTGATTTGCTGTagtagtaatttttaaagatataacaaGCTGACATTCTGTCTAAACCAGATAAAATCTGTCTAAGAGAATTGACTTCATAAACTATACTGCTGATTACCACCATACAACAGGGAACTAGAGACAATGTCTACCATCACTACTCTATCGCCCCTAATTTGTTTCAAAgagttcattttgttttcctaactTACCTGAGGTCTCTGAAGAAAGCTCAGAAGGTTGACTGTTGCATGGTTTCCTTTCCCCTAGTTTTTCTAACACAGAATCCTCCTCGGCCGGCAAGCTGCACTTTTTCCCCGTTCCTGTGACGGTTTCTAAAGGTAATAACAAAAGCCACACACGTTTCAGAGAAGCATGATTTCAGCTATTTTCCATCTGCCAGAAATTGGATATGGGATTAGTTTCTGAGGAGTTCTCCTACAAGGGGCAGCAAAGGAGTGAAGTGGTAGTTGGAAGCTGAAGTTGGGAAGGTATGTCTagttatgttacttttttttttttttttgagatggagtttttcactctttgttgctcaggctggagtgcaatggtgcgatctcggctcaccacaacctccgtctcccaggttcaagtgattctcctgcctcagcctcccgagtagctgggattacaggcatgcgccaccatgcccggctaattttgtatttttagtggagacggggtttctccatgttggtcaggctagtcttgaattcccgacctcaggtgatccgcccacctcggccgcccaaagtgctgggattacaggtgtgagccaccatgcccggtcaatGTTTCGTTTTTTAAGATGGGAAAAATAACAAACGTTTGTTAAATGGGTGGGAATGATCCaatgaaaaaagatttaaattggTATGAGGGGCAAAAAAGGGAAGAATACATGGGGCAATATATCGAGTAGGAAAGAGGAGATGGAATCTAGGGCAAAATGAGGAGAGGTTGGTCTTAATTAGGAGCAGGAACAGTTTACTTATAAAAACGGGAACTTTCATAAGCAGAGACCATGGATACAGATACAAGTAGTTGGGTAGATAATGGAATAGAAGTTTGTCGATGTTCTATTTTATTGCTTGACTTATCTGCAAGAAAAACAGGACAATCAGCAGAGAATGAACATAGAAAAggtgttggaggtgggaggagggtaaaGGCGGGAAAGAGTTGTCTAGGAGAGCAGGAGTATGAATAAACTTGCAAAGTACAGTGTGACTGTCTGTACTTTACCTGGCATGATGTTTGTCCTTAGTCTTCTCGAGACTACAACCTGGTAGAGAGAAATACTGAGAATAAGCACAAGCACGTACCTGGTGAAATCATGAAAGTAGGTGCAGCTGACTGCCCCACATCCTGCAGAGATTCTAAATGGGAATCCTCACTTATTCCTTTTTGTGTTTGTGCAATTTCCATGTCTTTAATTGGAACTGGTGTTGCCTCTGTTTCTGAGAGTGGTGGAACATCTTTGGCTGGAGTCACATTGTTGGCCAGGGTCAGAACCCCATCCTTAGCCAGGGGTGCTTCTGTTTTGAGGGCTGGGACCTGATCCTCAGTCAGGGCCACCTCCATTTCTGGAGGCAGACATACGTTCTTGATGAGAACTACTTCTGTTTCTGGAGGTGGAGTCACATCCTTGCCCAGAGCCATTTCTGTTTCTGATAGTGGAGACATGTCCTTCAACAAGCCCACTTCTTTTACTGTGGACGGAGCCACATCCTTGGCCGGGGCTATTTCTGTTTCTGGGAGTTGAGCCATGTCCTTGACTGGGGCCACCTCTGCTTCTAAAGGTAGTGCTTTATCCTTGGTCAAGATCACGTTGGTTTCCGGGGGCAGTGTCATGTCCCTGGCCAGGGCTACCTCTGTTTCTGAGGACAAAGCCACCTTCTCAGCAGAGGATATTTCTGTGGATGATATAATGTCATTAGCCTGTGCCACCTCTATTTCTGAGAGTAATACCAAATCCTTGGCTGGGACTATCTTGTTTTCTTTGGGTGGTCCCATGTCCTTGGAAGGAGCCAAGTCCATTTTTATAGGAGATgccctctctgtttctttcttgttttctttgggTGGTCCCATGTCCTTGGAAGGGGCTAAGTCCATTTTTATAGGAGATGccctctctgtttctttcaaCAGTGTCACATCCTTGGCTGGGGCTACCTCTGTTTCTGTGGGCAGTACCACATTCTTGGCTGAAGATACATCTGTTTCTGTGGGCCATCTGACATCCTTAACCAGGGCCACTTCTTTTTCTGTGGGTAGTTCCATGTCCTTGACTAGGGCCATATCTGATTCCATGGATGGCTGCATGTCCTTGGCCAGTGTCACATCTAATTTGGTGGGTGATTCCATATCTTTAGCCAATGCCACCTCGGTTTTTGTAGCTAGTGCCATGTCCTTGGCGAGGGCCATCTCTGTTTCTTTAGATGGTGCCATGTCAGTAGTCTTCAGTCCCATCATTATTTCCAATGCTTGTGCTGGTGGCCTCTCTTCTGATGCCATTTCTATCTCCTTGGCTAGCTCTAAGGGAACTAAATTGGAAATTTAGGACACATCATTGTCTACTCATACCTTTGCATTAAAAATGCTTACTTTCTTCAGGCATGAGAGTATTTGGCTTTTGTGACCATAAGACTGTACACATAACTAAGAATTAAtgttaggccgggcacagtggctcacgcctgtaatcccagaactttgggaggccgaggcggatggatcatctgaggtcaggagttcgagaccagcctgacaaacatggtgaaaccctgtctctactaaaaatacagaaattagccatgcagtggcaggcgcctgtaatcccagctacttgggaggctgaagcaggagaattgctagaacccaggaggcggagtttgcaatgaaccgagatcacggcattgcactccagcctgggggacagggcaagagtccgtctcaaaaaaaaaaaaaaaaaaagaagaagaagctaaTGTCAAGTAACATATTCTGCCTACTCTTTGACAGTCTCAACACTTGGAAGAATAAGATGTAAAATACTGGGAGGACAAGTAGTGGAGGAGAAAtggcaaagaagagagaaaacatagGCTTCAAAAATAACACGGGCACAGAATTAGTATTAGAAAGATAATCTGTGGGACAGCAGGTCAGTCATGCTTCCTATCAAGAAAAACTCCAGAGTTCTAAATCTGtactgaatttttgtttttgttttttgagacacggtctcacgctgttgcccaagctggagtgcagtagcatgatctcggctcccgggttcaagcaattctcctgtctcagcctccctagtagctgggattataggtacacgccaccacgctgagcttatttatttatttatttagctctttcacccaggctggagtgcagtggcgcaatctcggctgacagcaacctctgccttccggtttcaagtgattctcctgcctcagcctccctagtagctgggattacaggcacctgccaccacgcccagctaattttttgtatttttagtagagacggggtttcaccatgttggccaggctggtctcgaactcctgacctcaggtgatctgcccgccttggcctcccaaagtgttgggattacaggcgtgagccaccgtgcctagaccaatttttgtattttttgtagaaatggggtttcaccatgttggctgggctggtctggaactcctgacctcaagtgatctgcctgcctcagcttcccaaagtgctgggattataagtgtgagccaccacaccaggccgtAAATCTgtactgaattaaaaaaaaaaattctgatacctaatacaatgaaaatgtgatgaaaaaaatatatatatgttaaaaaatttaaaaaaagtatttatgtGCCCGTTAACCCTAAGTGTTATAGTTCAACAATTTAATTCCTCCAGTGGTGATATCACTAATATAAGCAAAACATTTGTGATTGTTCTGAAATTTTTATACCTGCTGTAAGCTGCTAAAAAATACACCTGATGATTTATATTGATTACCAATACTGCAACCATTAACTGATAAAGGGAGTCTCTAATAGTTTACCTGCCGTTGGCTGAGGAGGTTCTGCAACAGCCTCTGGGGAAACAAAGGACTCTGAGTGTGGAGAGTTTAAGGCTTCCACAGACCACCCCTGAGGTACAACAGCTGTGTTGCAGGGAGACATACCTAATATTGAAacacaaacaaatacattttgaaactTAGTAAACATTGGAAACAAAAggtatttgatatatttttgttttgttttgttttgtttgttttttttttgagacagagtttcgctctgttgcccacgcagacagagtgaagtggcgtgatctcggctcactgcaagctccgcttcccgggttcacgccattctcctgcctcagtctcccgagtagctgggactacaggcgcctgccacagctcccggctaattttttgtatttttagtagaggcggggtttcacca is drawn from Homo sapiens chromosome 3, GRCh38.p14 Primary Assembly and contains these coding sequences:
- the MAP4 gene encoding microtubule-associated protein 4 isoform X8 yields the protein MADLSLADALTEPSPDIEGEIKRDFIATLEAEAFDDVVGETVGKTDYIPLLDVDEKTGNSESKKKPCSETSQIEDLPLPPHPASLSFHLPLDTPSSKPTLLANGGHGVEGSDTTGESKSLGMASGSGSPTEFLEEKMAYQEYPNSQNWPEDTNFCFQPEQVVDPIQTDPFKMYHDDDLADLVFPSSATADTSIFAGQNDPLKDSYGMSPCNTAVVPQGWSVEALNSPHSESFVSPEAVAEPPQPTAVPLELAKEIEMASEERPPAQALEIMMGLKTTDMAPSKETEMALAKDMALATKTEVALAKDMESPTKLDVTLAKDMQPSMESDMALVKDMELPTEKEVALVKDVRWPTETDVSSAKNVVLPTETEVAPAKDVTLLKETERASPIKMDLAPSKDMGPPKENKKETERASPIKMDLAPSKDMGPPKENKIVPAKDLVLLSEIEVAQANDIISSTEISSAEKVALSSETEVALARDMTLPPETNVILTKDKALPLEAEVAPVKDMAQLPETEIAPAKDVAPSTVKEVGLLKDMSPLSETEMALGKDVTPPPETEVVLIKNVCLPPEMEVALTEDQVPALKTEAPLAKDGVLTLANNVTPAKDVPPLSETEATPVPIKDMEIAQTQKGISEDSHLESLQDVGQSAAPTFMISPETVTGTGKKCSLPAEEDSVLEKLGERKPCNSQPSELSSETSANFMYCGTPPTQAKQVCRPSDRRSTRPKPARVPPELLGGSPPWKTLDHRLGHCSLSESGWVSGSSSCGGPGNQRKSIHVDSLEPQRDLGREAWDIESTPIMMKKKKKKPKQKRYSQPRAGGPSDDDNADKPKGHPFAADTQKSGVLPSQPTTMGTEYGLVSGENLKRECLVNSSAARLVAENFVSESLRIPLYPSEEAPKTAISSQSKLRVEEESKSNKSVLQNQDKKLLKQHEYKPQPAPHLKTPVDKSQSVGPLNLKGPLAEVSAYNVETPLDIRLKEGCSPFLDQEVMGVVSKPTAAKEIPNLVPTLIASNPLECNLKEGNNESKMTKLQNVKLKEFPEGAEEDKELKKEAFPNERQEISIFTSEQLQGQVLVQVPGVENEPFKRMAGDGKSRKGRGSSGKMRTDSGKVKAKSELPFLLDSQKDGRAVLIPSEPVSKTEGMTTQDKSEELGLNSSKQPGTKADLTEAVVMGEPKEMTQPKVAGTMQALIPLESGSGMTQTSGVSTETGDVVKDMGVNNQSKEGRCPWKDHEAAPWISEKPKKRGNEGKSKKFKNNYSTQPARMERKEEILNPPFEGKDGDTGSIPHKSKEIGFTFPKMHDSSFSHTPDTPTVEAVDRKGGNFQVNFVELGTLGENKISTVKASTVTEPPAKVTDVSCQEQIQGAGFVPSVVSEENKTDAANRYTAVADKPSKRSNDGKSKKVKNSSPEKHILENKIDATKIHVPMETTGDQGIEGMAYMDENRNITFTCPRTPSELINKSSPLEVLESAACEKLPTPTPQVVKEGDSFPDTLAKNGQEIAPAQISKSLMVDNYTKDGVPGQERPKGPSAVVPSTSTGGVALPITTAIETVNIHGDHSLKNKAELADSMKNEAGIDEGHVIGESESVHSGASKHSVEKVTELAKGHLLPGVPVEDQSLPGEARALEGYADRGNFPAHPVNEEKETKEGSVAVQIPDLLEDKAQKLSFCEDQNAQDRNSKGSDSLNKKVDLTLLSPKSENDKLKEISLACKITELESVSLPTPEIQSDFLHSKVEAPPSEVADTLVIMTASKGVRLPEPKDKILETPQKMTEKSESKTPGEGKKEDKSRMAEPMKGYMRPTKSRGLTPLLPKSTIQEQERHKQLKSAGIARPEEGRPVVSGTGNDITTPPNKELPPSPEKKTKPLATTQPAKTSTSKAKTQPTSLPKQPAPTTIGGLNKKPMSLASGLVPAAPPKRPAVASARPSILPSKDVKPKPIADAKAPEKRASPSKPASAPASRSGSKSTQTVAKTTTAAAVASTGPSSRSPSTLLPKKPTAIKTEGKPAEVKKMTAKSVPADLSRPKSTSTSSMKKTTTLSGTAPAAGVVPSRVKATPMPSRPSTTPFIDKKPTSAKPSSTTPRLSRLATNTSAPDLKNVRSKVGSTENIKHQPGGGRAKVEKKTEAAATTRKPESNAVTKTAGPIASAQKQPAGKVQIVSKKVSYSHIQSKCGSKDNIKHVPGGGNVQIQNKKVDISKVSSKCGSKANIKHKPGGGDVKIESQKLNFKEKAQAKVGSLDNVGHLPAGGAVKTEGGGSEAPLCPGPPAGEEPAISEAAPEAGAPTSASGLNGHPTLSGGGDQREAQTLDSQIQETN